In bacterium, a genomic segment contains:
- a CDS encoding RluA family pseudouridine synthase yields the protein MPKTKEIIVSENESKKRFDLFLSRQNLDLSRSRIQNLIKDGKIKVNGRAGKSHYKTKAGDVIQVEIPDPVEISARPENIPLKILYEDEHLIVIDKPAGMVTHPAAGNYTGTLVNALLYHCKNLSGINGCLRPGIVHRLDKDTSGVMVAAKDDKTHQGLSQQWHKRTITRKYIALVKGRIERGSFGIEAPIARHRVHRKKMAVNLDKGRPAVSKVRVLERFKDASLLEVELKTGRTHQIRVHLSYLKHPVIGDVQYGKKSDLIGRQALHAALLGFVHPITNRYMEFSSPLPEDIKSAIKYFQRPN from the coding sequence ATGCCAAAAACAAAAGAAATTATTGTTTCTGAAAATGAAAGCAAAAAAAGGTTTGACCTTTTTTTGAGCCGGCAAAATCTTGATTTGTCCCGCAGCCGGATTCAAAATTTAATCAAAGACGGAAAAATAAAAGTCAACGGCCGGGCGGGAAAAAGCCATTATAAGACCAAGGCAGGGGATGTTATTCAGGTAGAAATTCCCGATCCTGTCGAAATATCCGCCAGGCCTGAGAATATTCCCCTGAAGATATTATACGAGGATGAGCATCTTATCGTGATTGATAAACCCGCGGGAATGGTCACTCATCCGGCGGCTGGGAATTATACGGGGACACTGGTGAACGCGCTTCTTTACCACTGCAAAAACCTCTCGGGAATTAACGGATGTCTCAGACCGGGAATTGTCCACCGCCTGGATAAAGATACTTCCGGTGTTATGGTGGCCGCGAAAGATGACAAGACCCACCAGGGTCTTTCACAACAGTGGCACAAGCGAACGATAACGCGCAAATATATCGCTCTGGTAAAAGGAAGGATCGAGCGCGGTTCGTTTGGAATCGAGGCTCCGATTGCCCGGCACAGAGTTCACAGAAAAAAAATGGCGGTTAATTTGGATAAAGGCCGTCCCGCGGTTTCAAAGGTAAGGGTTTTAGAGCGGTTTAAAGACGCCTCTTTACTTGAGGTGGAACTTAAAACCGGCCGGACACACCAGATCAGGGTCCATCTTTCTTATTTAAAACACCCCGTTATTGGGGATGTCCAATATGGTAAAAAGTCAGATTTAATTGGCCGGCAGGCTTTACATGCCGCTCTGCTGGGATTCGTGCATCCCATTACAAACAGATACATGGAATTTTCAAGCCCTTTACCTGAGGACATCAAGTCGGCAATAAAATATTTCCAGCGGCCAAATTAA
- a CDS encoding SDR family oxidoreductase, which translates to MAEKRVALITGANKGLGFETSRQLALKGITVIMGARDVLKGENAAKILKDQKLDVEFFELDITNPNHIQNVKNYLEKKYGKLDILVNNAGMANQEEPLFGNSVEAVSPAALRKIFDVNFFGQVELTQALLPLLKKGKAGRIVNVSSILGSLAIQSDFNSDLSQAKPFSYAASKTALNQFTVHLASALRNTNIKVNSAHPGWVKTDLGTDQAPMSPEEGAKTAVRLATLDSDGPTGKFFHFDNEIPW; encoded by the coding sequence ATGGCTGAAAAAAGGGTAGCATTAATAACAGGCGCCAATAAAGGGCTGGGATTTGAGACAAGCAGGCAGCTCGCGCTGAAAGGTATCACGGTAATCATGGGAGCGAGAGACGTTTTAAAAGGGGAAAACGCCGCGAAAATTTTAAAAGACCAAAAGCTTGACGTGGAATTTTTTGAACTTGATATTACAAATCCAAATCACATCCAGAACGTTAAAAATTACCTGGAAAAGAAATACGGGAAACTTGATATCCTTGTCAATAACGCGGGAATGGCAAATCAGGAGGAACCTTTATTTGGAAACAGCGTGGAAGCAGTATCCCCGGCGGCTCTCAGGAAAATTTTCGATGTGAACTTTTTTGGGCAGGTTGAATTGACGCAGGCGCTTTTGCCTCTTTTGAAAAAGGGTAAAGCGGGGCGCATAGTAAATGTCTCGAGTATACTCGGGTCTCTCGCAATCCAGAGCGATTTTAATTCTGATTTGTCACAGGCCAAACCTTTTTCATACGCGGCCTCGAAAACAGCGCTAAATCAGTTTACCGTGCATCTTGCTTCAGCCTTAAGGAATACGAACATAAAAGTAAATTCCGCGCATCCGGGATGGGTAAAAACCGATTTAGGGACCGATCAGGCCCCGATGTCTCCGGAAGAAGGGGCAAAAACAGCGGTCAGGCTCGCGACGCTCGATAGTGACGGCCCGACGGGTAAATTTTTTCATTTTGATAATGAAATTCCGTGGTGA
- a CDS encoding biotin/lipoyl-containing protein has protein sequence MQKIEQVNEIFKIINSSGIVEFEWERDGKKIFIKRPEKITYAKKETLSPAGDIPDTTKEEKKDHFIKASLVGTCYLVSPQDKKIMVKIGDKIKSGDKLCFVEAMKVFKEVVSDKEGEITEILVENGQSVMYGQPLFKLIIK, from the coding sequence ATGCAGAAAATTGAACAGGTGAATGAAATTTTTAAAATTATCAATTCTTCAGGTATCGTTGAATTTGAATGGGAACGTGATGGTAAGAAAATTTTTATAAAACGCCCTGAAAAAATAACATATGCAAAAAAAGAAACACTATCTCCCGCGGGGGATATCCCTGATACAACAAAAGAAGAGAAGAAAGATCATTTTATAAAAGCATCGTTAGTCGGGACCTGTTATCTTGTTTCTCCACAGGACAAAAAAATCATGGTTAAAATAGGAGATAAAATTAAATCCGGTGATAAACTGTGTTTTGTGGAGGCGATGAAAGTCTTTAAGGAAGTAGTTTCAGATAAAGAGGGAGAAATAACAGAAATTTTAGTCGAAAACGGGCAGTCTGTTATGTATGGCCAGCCGCTTTTTAAATTAATAATAAAATAG
- a CDS encoding electron transfer flavoprotein subunit beta/FixA family protein, with the protein MLKIIICIKQVPDTGEIKINPQTNTLIREGVPSIINPFDKNAIEEALRIKEKTPTEISVLTMGPPQAQEALKESLAMGADCAYLLSDRSFAGADTLATSYTLARAIEKIGNYDLIIMGKQAIDGDTAQVGPELAEHLNIPQVTYVKKLDLHPQSANEKPVKITAERLLEDCTETVECRLPALITVTKEINEPRHPSLKGVLRAKKAAIPVWKKEDISAGDDKIGLNGSPTQVTKIFTPPVRTERETLTGTPEEMSKKLVEKLKERKII; encoded by the coding sequence ATGCTAAAAATTATAATCTGTATTAAGCAGGTTCCTGACACGGGTGAAATTAAAATAAATCCTCAAACTAACACTTTAATAAGAGAGGGCGTGCCCAGCATAATAAACCCTTTCGATAAAAACGCTATTGAAGAAGCGTTAAGAATTAAAGAAAAAACACCCACAGAAATTTCGGTCCTTACAATGGGGCCTCCCCAGGCGCAGGAAGCTTTAAAGGAATCACTGGCCATGGGCGCGGATTGCGCTTATCTTTTATCCGATAGAAGTTTCGCAGGGGCTGACACGCTTGCCACATCATACACGCTTGCCAGGGCAATAGAAAAAATAGGAAATTATGACCTTATAATCATGGGTAAACAAGCCATTGACGGAGACACGGCACAGGTAGGCCCTGAATTAGCTGAACATTTGAATATCCCGCAAGTCACTTATGTTAAAAAATTAGATTTACATCCCCAATCCGCCAATGAAAAACCGGTAAAAATTACTGCTGAACGCCTTTTAGAAGATTGTACTGAAACGGTGGAATGCCGGCTGCCTGCTCTTATTACAGTTACAAAAGAGATAAATGAACCAAGACACCCCTCGCTCAAAGGAGTTTTAAGGGCGAAAAAGGCAGCTATACCGGTATGGAAAAAAGAGGACATATCCGCGGGAGATGATAAAATCGGTTTAAACGGCTCACCTACTCAGGTAACAAAAATCTTTACCCCTCCGGTTCGCACTGAACGTGAAACACTTACAGGCACACCTGAAGAAATGTCAAAAAAACTTGTTGAAAAATTAAAAGAAAGAAAGATTATATAA
- a CDS encoding AAA family ATPase, translating into MTEKDIPRLIEKYESFIKGYNLSNPRYHTNWFSQFIPSQIGITIFEKSIEQYETDIFNKAQNRNYQTGFFKLFINDFLKEQINPFKPVLIPPKRKLEYDITISTDAGPSPSGENLLNRLFFLKNQDPHSKESKIYKEIYNKFSEITNGYYFNVVPIKGNKISLRFTNNPVESGNWINAENSGLGLRDILIIISFIIDFDYNFIMIEEPENHVHPDMQRKLISFITSREDKQFLLATHSNIFLNPTLADKICRTEMDNEIKVSDDTTRANLLLDLGYSVVDNLISDLMVLTEGPKDKDFLEEIFKKMGFWEKYSIKFLPLGGDIMAQIDLSALVDNFDKNKIIALIDLDHKSKSVRDEFKKNCGEKGVECFQLKRYAIENYIPLNIIRNLQGFNVPADITEIKPDKKVEDQIGFNLKKYLRKLAKAMDIKDLENTDLLEFCKKVEVLVKE; encoded by the coding sequence ATAACTGAGAAAGATATACCAAGGTTAATTGAGAAATATGAATCTTTTATAAAAGGCTATAATCTTTCAAATCCAAGATATCATACGAATTGGTTTTCTCAATTTATTCCATCTCAAATAGGTATTACTATTTTTGAAAAATCTATTGAACAATACGAAACGGATATCTTCAACAAAGCTCAAAATAGGAATTATCAAACAGGTTTTTTTAAACTTTTTATTAACGATTTTCTTAAAGAACAAATTAATCCCTTTAAGCCAGTTTTAATACCGCCAAAAAGAAAACTGGAATATGATATTACTATTAGTACCGACGCTGGGCCGTCTCCATCTGGAGAGAACCTGTTAAATCGGTTATTTTTCCTTAAAAATCAAGACCCTCATTCAAAGGAGTCAAAAATATATAAAGAAATCTATAATAAATTTTCAGAAATTACAAATGGTTATTATTTTAATGTTGTTCCAATAAAAGGTAACAAAATATCACTTCGTTTTACAAATAATCCTGTTGAATCCGGCAATTGGATTAATGCAGAAAATTCAGGATTAGGACTAAGAGATATTTTAATAATAATTTCTTTTATTATTGATTTTGATTATAACTTTATCATGATTGAAGAACCCGAAAATCACGTACACCCTGATATGCAAAGAAAACTTATTAGTTTTATTACATCCCGGGAAGATAAACAATTCCTTTTGGCAACACATTCCAATATTTTCTTGAATCCCACGTTAGCAGATAAAATTTGCCGTACTGAAATGGATAATGAGATAAAAGTTTCGGACGACACAACCAGGGCTAATTTGTTGTTAGACCTTGGATATTCTGTTGTGGATAACTTAATTTCCGATTTAATGGTTTTAACAGAAGGCCCTAAAGACAAAGATTTTTTGGAAGAAATCTTTAAGAAAATGGGATTTTGGGAAAAATATAGTATTAAATTTTTGCCATTAGGGGGAGATATAATGGCACAGATTGATTTATCTGCCTTAGTTGATAATTTTGATAAAAACAAAATTATTGCTTTAATTGATTTGGATCATAAAAGCAAATCAGTGCGAGATGAATTTAAAAAGAATTGCGGAGAGAAAGGGGTTGAATGTTTTCAGCTCAAACGATATGCAATAGAAAATTATATACCTCTCAATATTATTCGGAATTTACAAGGATTTAATGTGCCGGCGGACATCACTGAAATAAAGCCAGATAAAAAAGTTGAAGATCAAATTGGGTTTAACTTAAAAAAATATTTAAGAAAGCTTGCAAAAGCAATGGATATTAAAGATTTAGAAAACACGGATTTGTTAGAATTTTGTAAAAAGGTTGAAGTTTTGGTAAAAGAATAA
- a CDS encoding acyl-CoA dehydrogenase family protein: protein MDFSLTPDQELIINAAKEVCLNEFAKRAKETGENSVFPKENIKIMAEMEMAGIPFPEEYGGLGSDFLTWTIIGEEISHACATTGTIYGAHMLACYPIFLFGTEEQKKKFLTPLAKGEALGAFGLTEPNAGSDASAVQTKAIKDGNDYILNGSKLFITNAGQAGIYVIITKTAPDKGARGMTAFIVEKDTPGFKIGKNEKKMAFPGLPNCELIFEDCRIPKENMLLTEGKGFRVAMQTLDVGRIGIGIGSCGLARAAFEEAAKYSKVRKQFGQLISAFQAVQFMLANMATEIEAAKLLVLKAASLKDSNGKFEKFAAMAKVYASEMCMRVTNQAVQIHGGYGYTKEYAVERYFREAKLFDIVEGTSEIQRGVIANHILKEF, encoded by the coding sequence ATGGATTTTAGTTTAACGCCGGATCAAGAACTAATAATAAACGCAGCTAAAGAAGTATGCCTGAATGAATTTGCCAAAAGGGCAAAAGAAACAGGTGAAAACAGTGTATTTCCAAAAGAGAATATAAAAATCATGGCTGAAATGGAAATGGCAGGGATCCCGTTTCCTGAAGAATACGGCGGATTGGGGTCTGATTTTCTCACATGGACAATTATAGGGGAAGAAATATCCCATGCCTGTGCTACCACAGGGACTATTTACGGCGCTCATATGCTTGCATGTTATCCCATTTTCCTTTTCGGCACAGAAGAACAAAAGAAAAAGTTTCTTACGCCTCTTGCCAAAGGTGAAGCTTTAGGTGCATTCGGCCTTACTGAACCAAATGCGGGCTCTGACGCAAGCGCTGTCCAGACTAAAGCTATAAAAGACGGTAATGACTATATTTTAAACGGTTCGAAATTATTTATCACAAACGCGGGACAGGCCGGTATTTATGTAATAATAACTAAAACAGCCCCTGATAAAGGTGCGCGCGGCATGACCGCGTTTATTGTGGAAAAAGACACTCCGGGATTCAAAATAGGAAAAAACGAAAAGAAAATGGCTTTCCCGGGCCTTCCAAATTGCGAATTAATATTTGAAGACTGCCGTATTCCAAAAGAAAATATGCTTCTTACAGAAGGAAAAGGCTTCAGGGTGGCCATGCAGACGCTCGATGTGGGAAGAATCGGGATCGGAATCGGATCCTGTGGCCTCGCGCGCGCGGCATTTGAAGAAGCGGCAAAATATTCCAAGGTCAGAAAACAATTCGGCCAGCTGATTTCTGCGTTCCAGGCAGTCCAGTTCATGCTGGCAAATATGGCAACCGAAATCGAAGCCGCAAAACTTCTCGTACTCAAAGCCGCGAGCCTGAAAGACTCAAACGGTAAATTTGAAAAATTCGCCGCCATGGCTAAAGTTTATGCCTCGGAGATGTGTATGCGGGTAACAAACCAGGCAGTCCAGATACACGGCGGATACGGCTATACAAAAGAATACGCCGTTGAAAGATATTTCCGCGAGGCAAAACTTTTCGACATTGTCGAAGGGACTTCAGAAATCCAGCGGGGTGTGATTGCAAACCACATTTTGAAAGAATTTTAA
- a CDS encoding 3-isopropylmalate dehydrogenase — MYEIAVLPGDGVGPEVVNEGLKVLKAASEKAGFKYKLKHYDFGGERYLKTKETLPEGALSELKNFDAIYLGAIGHPEVKPGILEKEILLAIRFGLDQYINFRPVKLYPNVWTPLKDKGPEHIDFVVIRENTEDLYVGIGGNFKKGTPDEVAIQEMIATRKGVERCVRYAFEFTKKRARRNSLYLCDKANVLTYAHDLWTRVFAEVGKEYPGIKQDHAYVDAITMWFVKNPEWFDVIVVPNMFGDIITDLGAMIQGGLGIAASGNINPEGVSMFEPIHGSAPKYAGKNVINPLASISAVGMMLDYLGEKKGGALVENAIIKALTEKHIKTLSAGGELSTSQIGDLITKFVEESK, encoded by the coding sequence ATGTATGAAATAGCAGTTTTGCCCGGTGACGGGGTAGGCCCGGAGGTTGTAAATGAAGGATTGAAAGTACTTAAAGCGGCTTCGGAGAAAGCCGGTTTTAAATACAAACTCAAGCATTATGATTTCGGCGGGGAAAGGTATTTGAAGACCAAAGAAACTTTGCCTGAAGGAGCGCTTTCAGAATTGAAAAATTTTGACGCGATTTATCTTGGCGCTATCGGGCACCCGGAAGTAAAACCTGGAATTCTTGAGAAAGAAATACTCCTGGCTATCCGTTTCGGGCTTGACCAGTACATTAACTTCAGGCCCGTGAAATTGTATCCTAATGTATGGACGCCTTTAAAGGACAAAGGCCCTGAACATATTGATTTCGTGGTAATAAGGGAAAACACCGAAGACCTTTACGTGGGTATCGGCGGTAATTTTAAGAAAGGAACGCCCGATGAAGTCGCAATACAGGAAATGATCGCGACACGAAAGGGTGTTGAGCGCTGTGTCCGTTACGCCTTCGAATTTACAAAAAAACGCGCCAGAAGAAACAGCCTTTATCTTTGTGATAAAGCCAACGTCTTGACCTATGCTCATGACCTTTGGACAAGAGTATTTGCTGAGGTTGGAAAAGAATATCCCGGAATTAAACAGGACCACGCCTATGTTGACGCGATAACCATGTGGTTTGTCAAAAATCCGGAGTGGTTTGATGTTATTGTTGTCCCGAACATGTTCGGTGATATTATCACGGATTTGGGAGCGATGATCCAGGGAGGATTAGGGATAGCTGCGTCCGGGAATATAAACCCGGAAGGCGTTTCAATGTTTGAACCTATACATGGTTCGGCGCCGAAATACGCGGGAAAAAATGTGATTAATCCTTTGGCTTCCATTTCCGCCGTGGGTATGATGCTTGATTACCTGGGGGAGAAAAAAGGCGGGGCATTGGTTGAAAACGCGATAATTAAAGCGCTGACAGAAAAACATATTAAAACTTTATCAGCCGGCGGTGAACTATCTACTTCTCAAATCGGGGATTTAATCACGAAATTTGTGGAGGAAAGCAAATAA